The following proteins are encoded in a genomic region of Streptomyces collinus Tu 365:
- a CDS encoding universal stress protein — translation MSRYDAWATPRVVVGVSGSLGSVTALRRATALARRLGAELWPVLAWEPPGGDPAAHHGPAADLLLDEWQRLAKQRLASVLDEIFGEDGPGVAMHAAIVRGTPGRALVATADREDDVLVVGAGRRGLQRAFSGRVTRHCLTHAVCPVLAVPPSPLESDLVSVHRRNTWHLRMDTRDL, via the coding sequence ATGTCCCGTTACGACGCCTGGGCGACCCCCCGCGTGGTGGTCGGCGTGAGCGGCTCCCTGGGCAGCGTCACGGCCCTGCGCCGGGCCACCGCGCTGGCCCGGCGACTGGGGGCCGAGCTGTGGCCGGTGCTGGCCTGGGAGCCGCCTGGCGGCGATCCCGCCGCACACCACGGTCCGGCCGCCGACCTGCTGCTCGACGAGTGGCAGCGGCTGGCCAAGCAGCGGCTCGCCTCGGTGCTCGACGAGATCTTCGGCGAGGACGGACCGGGGGTCGCCATGCACGCGGCGATCGTGCGCGGCACACCCGGCAGGGCCCTGGTGGCGACCGCGGACCGGGAGGACGACGTGCTGGTGGTCGGCGCGGGCCGGCGGGGGCTGCAGCGGGCCTTCTCCGGCCGGGTCACCCGGCACTGCCTCACGCACGCGGTCTGCCCGGTCCTCGCGGTGCCGCCGTCGCCGCTGGAGTCGGACCTGGTCTCCGTCCACCGGCGCAACACCTGGCACCTGCGCATGGACACCCGGGACCTGTGA